A single region of the Polyangiaceae bacterium genome encodes:
- a CDS encoding methyl-accepting chemotaxis protein, with protein MRRLRLSVRGKIMGTIIAVAMLVLAMGAWAAYDAVTSTGGRGGAVLEKHFLRYKSALADLGTSEYAITRLLVSDPTLAAALESGEPAQVVEVAKRVVDTLQGTVAPDLLTISDATGSTYTGGGLRPIAGPEYRSSRLFSDLREGKGIRGKIAIVGGKAYRVSGAPVRAGQRVVGTVLLGQRLDTWFNDVAANSGSDKPEKQHRFALVAGDKVLASALPKDQWDALAKAAQTPKTAMEGETAVPILEFSGKTWDLWQEPVHGYERGSDPDVTQLGTLVMVRTREHQAAKIRDAVGGMATVFGIALALALLVGYALAVQITRPLRKYIEATEDLTRGEADLTKRLEVETNDELGQLAGNLNRVFAKIHSLASGVQRTAFQVGSSSGEISTISKQMLDGSKEQAGRITSSTAAVTELSSSIQQVAENAAEATRTAKQSGEAVTRAIARLSLIRKTVEDAASRIGTLGESGKRIGNIVEVIRQISEQTTMLALNAAIEAAHAGEHGRGFAVVADEVSSLAKRTGQSARDIEDLIATIRDQTGEAVRVMQDGTREVEQGTGLVENTLADLKVLVSVIDDTAAAVQEQAIASDEIARNMDAVQRIATSVLASSETAVSQGEQLQSLADTLEASVRGFRIDPDRAALDEAELKALPAAKRSES; from the coding sequence ATGCGACGACTGAGACTGAGCGTGCGCGGCAAGATCATGGGGACGATCATCGCCGTGGCGATGTTGGTCTTGGCCATGGGGGCCTGGGCCGCCTACGACGCCGTGACCAGCACCGGGGGCCGTGGCGGAGCCGTGCTCGAAAAGCACTTCCTTCGCTACAAGTCGGCCTTGGCGGACTTGGGAACGAGCGAGTACGCCATCACGCGATTGCTCGTGTCGGACCCCACCCTGGCGGCGGCCCTCGAAAGCGGTGAACCCGCCCAAGTGGTCGAAGTCGCCAAGCGTGTCGTCGATACGTTGCAGGGCACGGTCGCGCCGGACTTGCTGACCATCTCGGATGCCACGGGCTCCACCTATACAGGCGGCGGCCTGCGCCCCATTGCCGGGCCCGAGTATCGTTCCTCACGCCTCTTCTCGGATCTGCGTGAAGGCAAGGGCATCCGCGGCAAGATCGCCATCGTCGGAGGCAAGGCGTATCGGGTCAGCGGTGCACCCGTGCGCGCGGGACAGCGCGTGGTCGGCACCGTGCTGCTGGGGCAGCGTCTCGACACGTGGTTCAACGACGTGGCCGCCAACAGCGGGTCCGACAAACCCGAGAAGCAGCACCGCTTCGCTTTGGTGGCCGGGGACAAAGTGCTCGCGAGCGCGCTGCCCAAGGACCAATGGGACGCGCTGGCCAAGGCCGCACAAACCCCCAAGACCGCGATGGAGGGCGAAACCGCGGTCCCCATCCTCGAGTTCTCCGGCAAGACTTGGGACCTGTGGCAAGAACCGGTACACGGCTACGAGCGCGGCTCGGACCCGGACGTGACCCAGCTCGGCACCCTGGTCATGGTTCGTACCCGCGAGCATCAAGCCGCGAAGATCCGCGACGCGGTCGGCGGCATGGCCACGGTCTTCGGCATCGCCCTGGCCCTCGCGCTACTCGTCGGCTACGCCCTCGCGGTTCAGATCACGCGGCCACTCCGCAAGTACATCGAAGCGACGGAAGACCTCACCCGAGGCGAGGCAGACCTCACCAAGCGCCTGGAAGTGGAGACCAACGACGAACTGGGCCAATTGGCGGGCAACCTGAACCGAGTCTTCGCCAAGATTCACAGCTTGGCATCGGGGGTCCAACGCACGGCGTTTCAGGTCGGTTCCTCCAGCGGCGAGATCTCGACCATCAGCAAGCAGATGCTGGACGGTTCGAAAGAGCAGGCCGGCCGCATCACGAGCTCGACCGCGGCGGTCACGGAGCTCTCCTCCAGCATTCAGCAGGTCGCGGAGAACGCCGCGGAAGCCACCCGCACTGCAAAGCAGAGCGGCGAAGCGGTCACGCGCGCCATTGCGCGGCTGTCCCTGATTCGCAAGACCGTCGAGGATGCGGCCTCGCGCATCGGCACCCTGGGCGAGAGCGGCAAGCGCATTGGCAACATCGTGGAAGTCATCCGACAGATCAGTGAGCAAACCACGATGCTTGCCCTCAACGCCGCCATCGAGGCGGCGCACGCTGGGGAGCATGGCCGCGGTTTCGCGGTGGTCGCCGACGAGGTGAGCTCCTTGGCCAAGCGGACGGGGCAGAGCGCGCGCGATATCGAGGACTTGATCGCGACGATTCGAGACCAGACCGGGGAGGCCGTGCGCGTGATGCAGGACGGCACCCGCGAGGTGGAGCAAGGCACCGGCCTCGTGGAAAACACGCTCGCCGACCTGAAAGTCCTGGTCAGCGTGATTGACGACACGGCTGCCGCTGTGCAAGAGCAGGCCATCGCCAGCGACGAGATCGCTCGCAACATGGACGCCGTGCAGCGCATTGCCACCTCCGTGCTGGCATCGAGTGAAACCGCCGTCAGCCAAGGGGAACAGCTGCAGTCCTTGGCTGACACTCTGGAAGCCAGCGTCCGTGGCTTCCGCATCGACCCGGATCGTGCAGCCCTGGACGAAGCGGAGCTGAAGGCACTGCCGGCCGCAAAACGGAGTGAATCATGA